The Synechococcus sp. MVIR-18-1 region GCCATCAGAACCCACCAACAATTCCAGGCACCAAGAAAAGGAAGCGACTTCACAACAACGCCCTCAGCCTTCAAACGATCACGAATCAGCGGAACGTCACTGCGCGCATGACTACCAGGCAGCAGAAGCAAAGGAACAAGCCACTGGCTGTCGCACTGCACGGGCGAGGGATGCTCTGCAGTCAGCACTTCCAATTCAACTGGAGCCGCTCTACTCGCAGCGACCGCATCCACAATTTGGAGCAAGCATGGCGGTACAACTCCACCTGAGCGTCCATGGATCACAAGACGAAGAGCAGTTCCACCACTCAATTCGCCACGTTTCCGTAACAACGGCCACGGATCTGATGCCCCTGGAACTGATCTAGTCAGGTGGTTTTCATTCATGCATGCATGACTAACTACCGCAGAAGGCATTCTCGCGCTCCCATGCAGTCAACTGCTCGCAGGAACCGAGCACCACAGCAATTTAAAAATGATTTTGATCGCGATTTAGCGGCCATGGCAAGGGTTTGGTCGATGATCCGCCATGGAGCCGTTCGCTGGATCGGAGAAATAGGCCGCCAATACTGATTCAATTCTCTGCCGTTAAGGAGGGGTTAATCGAGCCAGAAACTGCAGAACTTCTTTGTAGCAAATCAAACATAAATGCGAGTCCATAGACGCTGATTTGGTTCCAACCGATACCGAAAGATCACGCCACAGATCGCTATAAACCTTTTCTCAGCACGAACACTTCTGATGTGCTGGAAATCTCGCTAACTGACGAATTCCTGTACCAGGGCATCAGCACTATGAGCATTCAA contains the following coding sequences:
- a CDS encoding DNA mismatch repair protein MutS, which codes for MNENHLTRSVPGASDPWPLLRKRGELSGGTALRLVIHGRSGGVVPPCLLQIVDAVAASRAAPVELEVLTAEHPSPVQCDSQWLVPLLLLPGSHARSDVPLIRDRLKAEGVVVKSLPFLGAWNCWWVLMARWIEDVAAKNASLALVHHPLRPGLSDRFLASIQHRFDLPVVPFDAWDQFASDHPNVVPLPLSLAPNRMSEALRQAGGLPSLLEDPQLRQGLIHCLALLP